From Candidatus Aegiribacteria sp., a single genomic window includes:
- a CDS encoding tetratricopeptide repeat protein: MSDKSDALKLLLKRFLIALPFFVVSLIMFKKGYPVSLFAVFPLALSACFMGEPLSMLITNPLGAIFFPKSSNPEINLMFSMPEARIMEGRYEEALDLLKEMIPRDPQRLEVYMRIMNLAVNRMKQPETARDVFHIGMKNIKNLRNRKILAHEYRRLMLLFRESTR; the protein is encoded by the coding sequence TTGAGCGATAAATCGGATGCTCTGAAACTGCTTCTGAAACGATTCCTGATCGCGCTGCCCTTTTTCGTAGTAAGTTTAATAATGTTCAAGAAAGGTTATCCCGTATCGTTGTTTGCTGTATTTCCGCTCGCTCTGTCGGCTTGTTTTATGGGGGAACCTCTTTCCATGCTGATTACGAATCCTTTAGGCGCGATATTCTTTCCAAAGTCCAGTAATCCGGAGATCAATCTGATGTTCAGCATGCCTGAAGCGAGAATAATGGAAGGCAGGTACGAAGAAGCTCTTGATCTGTTGAAAGAAATGATACCAAGAGATCCGCAGAGGCTCGAAGTATATATGAGGATCATGAATCTGGCGGTGAATCGCATGAAACAGCCTGAGACAGCAAGGGACGTTTTTCATATCGGCATGAAGAACATAAAGAATCTCAGAAACAGGAAAATACTCGCGCATGAATACAGAAGACTCATGCTTCTTTTCAGGGAAAGCACTCGATAA
- a CDS encoding nucleotidyltransferase family protein — protein MKHKSGMYQLSNMKKAALPDPITIAACRWLLSGGVSGAYAGPDPGRTHGLSPLLAKETGQGKISLFTAAEWFRREEILRPVLESISKEGIRLWAVKGFDLARSVYPFPGGRPMCDADLFLKIEDRQRILKVFDQCGWSRGSPGDGIFSSGIVSEMKMYRYGTMAELHTHIFYFPATFPGKLPADLFENGRLLEPGLTGFAWHNALLLVLIHMLTNSSIRPVWWVDICLLCRKVSEAGSWDKFALNAYETRLNGAIASALAVAADDLRAPVPGKVVSVLNKNVSGGDDILEKLRIGRKVPTLLNLKHLTGWKKVSWFYALLWLVLTGQKPLRRIQD, from the coding sequence GTGAAACACAAATCAGGGATGTATCAATTAAGCAATATGAAAAAAGCAGCGCTGCCAGACCCGATAACAATAGCTGCGTGCAGATGGCTCCTGTCCGGGGGAGTGTCCGGAGCGTACGCTGGACCTGATCCAGGCAGAACCCATGGACTTTCCCCTCTTCTGGCGAAGGAGACGGGACAAGGGAAGATCAGCCTTTTCACAGCAGCAGAATGGTTCCGCAGGGAAGAGATATTGCGTCCCGTTCTTGAGAGTATCTCAAAAGAGGGTATCAGACTGTGGGCTGTTAAAGGTTTTGATCTGGCCAGAAGCGTGTACCCTTTTCCCGGAGGAAGGCCGATGTGTGATGCCGATCTGTTCCTGAAAATAGAGGATCGGCAAAGAATTCTGAAGGTTTTTGATCAGTGCGGCTGGTCAAGAGGGTCTCCCGGGGACGGTATTTTCTCTTCAGGCATCGTGTCTGAGATGAAGATGTACAGGTACGGCACAATGGCTGAGCTGCACACTCACATATTCTATTTCCCTGCGACATTTCCCGGAAAGCTTCCAGCCGACCTGTTTGAGAACGGCAGGCTTCTGGAACCTGGTTTGACGGGTTTCGCCTGGCATAACGCTTTGCTTTTGGTACTTATTCATATGCTTACGAATAGCAGCATAAGACCTGTATGGTGGGTGGATATCTGCCTGCTGTGCAGGAAGGTTTCTGAAGCGGGCAGCTGGGATAAGTTCGCGCTGAATGCCTATGAAACCAGATTGAATGGAGCAATTGCATCTGCTCTTGCTGTTGCCGCCGATGACTTGCGAGCCCCGGTTCCCGGAAAAGTAGTTAGTGTCCTCAACAAGAATGTCAGCGGCGGAGACGATATACTGGAAAAACTCAGAATTGGACGGAAAGTGCCCACTCTGCTGAACCTGAAACACCTGACAGGCTGGAAGAAGGTTTCCTGGTTCTATGCTCTGCTCTGGCTTGTTCTAACAGGGCAGAAACCGCTGAGGAGGATTCAGGATTGA
- a CDS encoding ABC transporter ATP-binding protein/permease produces MKSENDSKKIMLGRAVSFVWKSSPGLTIANLLLTLLQGLLPLIPLYLMKLLIDSVEEVISGVEAASFGHIGLLIGIMGGVALLMSAVKAIAGIVEQTQSRVVTDYMQDVLHEKSIGIDLAYYEDSRFYDTLHRAQSEAPFRPTSIVNGLIKTFQNCVSLLAMVGLLLSFHWIVAVILLAAALPGVFVKLKFSKISWKWQRKRTETERRAWYKHWLITSVGHAKELRLFGLGEHFRKRYRDLRTILREEMLGIARRKAAADLATQAVATVLVYGSLAFIAWQAFRSFITIGGMVMYFQAFQKGLGYLKGMLGSLAGLYEGNLFLSNLFDFLDIKPSVVNPPEPKPFPSPISRGIDFNHVNFCYPSGSSKALDDISLNIRQGEMLALVGENGSGKTTLVKLLCRLYDPDTGFISVDGTPIRDFKIEDHRDNISVTFQDYARYHLTAGQNISLGDIQHTYDETAIRRAAVTAGTDDLISNLPDGYNTVLGRWFKGGKELSIGEWQKIALARAFIRNSPIVILDEPTSALDAKSELDVFIKFRELVRGKTSVVISHRFSTVRMADRIAVMHKGRIVEQGTHEELMAKKGKYHEMYTIQASAYN; encoded by the coding sequence ATGAAAAGCGAAAACGACAGTAAAAAAATCATGCTGGGAAGAGCTGTCTCTTTTGTCTGGAAGAGCAGCCCGGGACTTACCATCGCCAATCTCCTGCTGACTCTTCTTCAGGGCTTACTTCCACTGATTCCGCTTTACCTGATGAAACTCCTCATAGATTCAGTTGAGGAGGTTATTTCCGGAGTGGAGGCTGCTTCATTTGGTCATATTGGTCTGCTCATAGGTATCATGGGCGGTGTCGCGCTTCTGATGTCTGCCGTAAAAGCCATCGCCGGGATTGTTGAGCAGACCCAGTCCAGGGTCGTTACAGATTACATGCAGGATGTCCTACACGAAAAATCTATCGGTATTGACCTCGCTTACTATGAGGATTCGCGTTTCTACGATACTCTTCACAGGGCACAGAGCGAAGCTCCCTTCAGGCCAACGAGCATTGTCAACGGTCTTATAAAGACGTTCCAGAACTGTGTTTCTTTGCTGGCCATGGTCGGCCTGCTGCTGTCTTTCCACTGGATCGTTGCCGTTATCCTTCTTGCCGCCGCGCTGCCTGGAGTGTTCGTGAAGCTGAAGTTCTCGAAAATATCATGGAAGTGGCAAAGAAAGAGAACGGAAACCGAACGCAGGGCATGGTACAAGCACTGGCTGATAACTTCTGTCGGGCATGCCAAGGAGCTTCGGCTGTTCGGCCTGGGCGAACACTTCAGAAAAAGATACCGGGATCTAAGAACCATCCTCAGGGAAGAGATGCTCGGTATAGCAAGAAGGAAAGCTGCAGCCGACCTTGCCACTCAGGCTGTGGCAACTGTGCTGGTTTACGGGTCACTCGCTTTTATCGCATGGCAGGCATTCCGCAGTTTCATCACAATAGGCGGCATGGTGATGTATTTCCAGGCCTTTCAAAAGGGACTCGGATATCTCAAGGGAATGCTTGGCAGCCTTGCCGGACTTTACGAGGGAAATTTATTTCTCTCCAATCTTTTCGATTTCCTTGATATCAAGCCTTCAGTTGTTAATCCTCCGGAACCGAAGCCATTTCCCTCACCAATCAGCAGGGGAATTGACTTTAATCATGTGAATTTCTGTTATCCGTCCGGCAGCAGCAAAGCGCTTGATGACATCTCGCTTAACATCAGGCAGGGGGAGATGCTCGCCCTGGTCGGAGAGAACGGCTCCGGGAAAACAACCCTTGTTAAACTTCTTTGCAGGCTTTACGACCCTGACACAGGCTTTATAAGTGTAGACGGAACACCGATAAGAGATTTTAAAATTGAGGATCATCGAGACAACATCAGTGTGACCTTCCAGGATTATGCCAGATACCACCTTACAGCCGGGCAGAACATCAGCCTGGGCGATATTCAGCACACTTACGATGAAACCGCCATCCGGAGGGCGGCAGTTACAGCGGGGACCGATGACCTCATCTCGAATTTGCCGGACGGTTACAATACGGTGCTTGGCAGATGGTTCAAGGGCGGCAAGGAACTTTCCATAGGCGAATGGCAGAAGATAGCCCTTGCCAGAGCTTTCATACGGAATTCTCCGATTGTTATTCTCGATGAGCCAACCAGCGCATTGGACGCGAAATCAGAGCTGGATGTGTTCATAAAATTCAGAGAACTCGTCCGTGGAAAAACTTCTGTGGTGATATCACACAGATTCTCAACGGTAAGAATGGCTGACAGAATCGCTGTAATGCACAAAGGCAGAATAGTCGAACAGGGAACCCATGAAGAACTCATGGCGAAAAAGGGCAAATACCACGAAATGTACACTATTCAGGCAAGCGCCTATAACTGA
- a CDS encoding T9SS type A sorting domain-containing protein produces MMKKGPIAVSILLAALGTAAGKTPENLIIDSHGAGELSETDAANRPVLSGSEQILNSPGGHFKIHWTDSGSDSVSYAYALSIAIAADSSWQVQCNEMGFFQPPPDNGIGGDDLYDIYIVSLSGEVTGYTSCFGEYHPPDSTHDCSASYIVVHSSIPDADQRNCVVAHEFQHAIQISYDYNEAGWFMENCAVWMTEMVYPDADDYLGIISSGDNALRTPWLDIRSYSHGGFPWAWMMWDRWGYESVRSVWEYCASEGGNNMFGAHESMFTDHGITFEEFFMDYGAWRWFTADNWFDGCGMYNPEASTWLPGPVVLPCHDVTSLPFTGDQTADSPPERYGIHWIRVDLSNYQDNWIMMNFNGRDYFEWNMGVIMQNLSGQLYFEWFDCDPSTGDLELVLEANGWDYFIYFPAFMDITSLDHLYEISILLNNGIEGSSVVEDQLNLRVSSNPMPARGSVTFSLPESGSVLLQIYDLSGRKAATIVHGEMDAGIHTVPLDVPDLSPGTYFVVLFSGDSMAGERVVILRNEP; encoded by the coding sequence ATGATGAAAAAAGGTCCAATTGCTGTTTCCATTCTCCTTGCGGCTCTAGGAACAGCAGCGGGAAAGACTCCGGAGAATCTGATAATTGATTCCCATGGGGCCGGTGAGTTAAGTGAAACCGATGCGGCCAACAGGCCTGTTCTCAGCGGATCCGAACAGATCCTTAATTCTCCCGGAGGTCATTTTAAGATCCACTGGACGGATTCAGGCTCCGATTCCGTAAGTTACGCCTATGCCTTGAGTATCGCCATTGCAGCGGATTCTTCCTGGCAGGTACAATGTAATGAGATGGGGTTTTTCCAACCACCACCGGATAACGGTATCGGCGGAGACGACCTCTACGACATTTACATTGTAAGCCTTTCCGGCGAAGTTACGGGATATACTTCTTGCTTCGGGGAATACCACCCGCCGGATTCAACTCATGACTGTTCGGCAAGTTATATCGTTGTACACAGTTCCATCCCCGATGCGGATCAGAGAAACTGCGTTGTGGCACATGAGTTCCAGCACGCCATTCAGATTTCCTACGATTACAATGAAGCTGGCTGGTTCATGGAGAACTGCGCTGTGTGGATGACCGAAATGGTCTACCCGGATGCGGACGATTATCTTGGCATTATAAGTTCCGGTGACAATGCCCTCAGAACCCCATGGCTTGACATCAGATCCTACAGCCACGGTGGTTTTCCCTGGGCATGGATGATGTGGGACAGATGGGGCTACGAGTCCGTCCGCAGTGTCTGGGAATACTGCGCATCCGAAGGAGGCAACAACATGTTCGGAGCACATGAGAGCATGTTTACCGACCATGGGATAACTTTCGAGGAGTTCTTCATGGACTACGGTGCATGGCGATGGTTCACGGCGGACAATTGGTTCGATGGCTGCGGCATGTACAATCCGGAGGCATCAACCTGGCTTCCGGGTCCCGTGGTCCTGCCCTGTCACGATGTCACAAGCCTTCCCTTCACAGGGGACCAGACTGCAGACTCTCCCCCTGAACGGTACGGTATTCACTGGATAAGAGTGGACCTTTCGAATTATCAGGATAACTGGATAATGATGAACTTCAACGGGCGCGATTATTTCGAGTGGAACATGGGTGTCATAATGCAGAACCTGTCCGGACAGCTCTATTTCGAATGGTTCGATTGCGATCCATCAACCGGTGATCTGGAGCTGGTACTGGAAGCGAATGGTTGGGATTACTTCATATACTTCCCCGCTTTTATGGATATTACATCACTCGATCATCTATATGAGATATCAATACTCCTAAACAATGGAATAGAAGGCTCTTCAGTAGTTGAAGACCAATTGAATCTGAGAGTATCTTCCAATCCCATGCCAGCCAGAGGCAGCGTGACCTTCAGCTTGCCGGAGTCAGGCAGCGTACTTCTGCAGATTTATGACTTAAGCGGCAGGAAAGCGGCAACCATTGTGCATGGTGAGATGGATGCTGGAATACATACGGTCCCTCTGGATGTTCCCGATCTCTCCCCGGGAACGTACTTCGTGGTGCTCTTCTCCGGAGACAGCATGGCCGGGGAACGGGTGGTCATCTTAAGGAATGAACCGTAG
- a CDS encoding radical SAM protein, whose translation MENSDFSVPKHAAAPSSVDISITGKCNLKCRYCFYSDEMVALSDLSTEEWKRIVSKLGKAKVMRVTLTGGEVFTRPDIFELVDSIIENRMRYSILTNGTLIDEKTITAFSVGKRRLRLDSIQVSIDGSCPEVHNLSRPGSFGRATRGLKLLVRNRFPATVRVTISKHNMDDLEDIAELLLDEIGLPSFTNNEASPIGAGCTYEDEVALDHVDTLRVGLMLEKLQKKYPGRITANAGPLAKLRMYREMEDARRTGQSISGWKMGFLSSCGGVFNKFGILHDGSIVPCSMLHDLTMGNMLADDMLDVWRNSPVIKEVRDRYVVQLSEISTCTDCEWVKYCNGGCPGITQQIQKTLLAPSWRGCYRAFLKANGIRSLYDVDAREDK comes from the coding sequence TTGGAGAATAGTGATTTCTCAGTTCCAAAACATGCCGCTGCCCCTTCATCGGTTGATATTTCGATAACCGGTAAATGCAATCTCAAATGCAGATACTGTTTCTATTCTGATGAAATGGTTGCTCTGTCAGACCTGTCAACCGAGGAATGGAAGAGGATTGTAAGCAAGCTGGGAAAAGCTAAGGTGATGCGAGTTACACTTACCGGTGGTGAAGTATTCACAAGGCCTGACATTTTCGAACTCGTCGATTCAATCATCGAGAACAGGATGCGATACAGTATTCTCACAAACGGTACGCTAATTGACGAAAAAACCATAACCGCTTTCAGTGTTGGAAAAAGACGTCTCCGTCTCGACAGCATACAGGTATCGATAGATGGCTCATGTCCTGAAGTGCACAACCTGAGCCGCCCCGGGAGTTTCGGCAGGGCAACTCGCGGGCTAAAGCTACTTGTTAGAAACAGATTTCCAGCTACGGTACGGGTTACAATCAGCAAGCACAACATGGATGACCTTGAAGACATCGCAGAACTGCTGCTTGATGAAATCGGCCTGCCATCCTTTACGAATAACGAGGCTTCACCAATTGGCGCGGGGTGCACATATGAGGACGAAGTCGCTCTGGATCACGTGGATACTCTTCGAGTAGGGCTGATGCTTGAGAAACTTCAGAAAAAGTATCCCGGACGAATCACCGCCAACGCCGGGCCGCTAGCTAAATTGAGAATGTACAGGGAGATGGAGGATGCAAGACGTACAGGCCAGAGTATCAGCGGATGGAAAATGGGGTTCCTGTCATCCTGCGGAGGCGTGTTCAATAAATTCGGAATTCTGCACGATGGGTCGATAGTTCCATGTTCCATGCTGCACGATCTTACTATGGGTAACATGCTCGCCGATGACATGCTGGATGTCTGGAGGAACAGTCCGGTAATAAAAGAGGTCAGAGACAGGTATGTAGTACAGCTATCTGAGATATCCACGTGCACTGACTGCGAATGGGTGAAATACTGCAATGGTGGCTGCCCGGGCATTACCCAGCAGATACAGAAAACCCTCCTTGCGCCCAGCTGGAGAGGATGCTACAGGGCTTTCCTGAAAGCCAACGGAATCAGAAGCTTATACGATGTTGACGCACGTGAAGATAAGTAG
- a CDS encoding pyridoxal phosphate-dependent aminotransferase, with protein sequence MESRISHRVKEISKSAIHEMTRLSSQYDDVAFLSWAKPTSDTPEFIREATIKAIGDGLTGGYSPSMGLPELRNAICRKLAKDNGINTDISEIIVTVGAIEGLAAAVLAVVDPGDEVILPTPTYSTHARHVQLASAKPVYVPVVEEEGFSLDPEAVRSKITDKTKAILLCSPANPTGAVFLKSTLLELGEIALQNNLFIITDEAYEYFVYDNAEHFAIGSVPELKKNVISCFTFTKTYAMTGWRIGYLNADKSIIPQIQKAHIPLAICAPVVSQYAAIAALNGPQDCVETFRSKYLSARNLMCDRLDGFQEFFSYQRPQGSYLMFPKVLHSSIDQGSLHFAKELLREAKVSVTPGIAFGPTGENHIRMSFCVPENVIDKAFDRIEEFFNK encoded by the coding sequence ATGGAATCACGAATATCACATCGAGTAAAGGAAATTTCAAAGTCCGCGATACACGAAATGACCAGACTTTCATCGCAATATGACGATGTAGCTTTTCTCTCATGGGCCAAGCCGACATCCGATACTCCTGAGTTTATCAGAGAAGCCACAATCAAGGCAATCGGAGACGGACTGACGGGTGGTTACTCACCGAGCATGGGGTTGCCTGAACTGAGAAATGCAATCTGCCGGAAACTTGCAAAGGATAACGGTATCAATACCGATATATCCGAGATCATTGTGACAGTGGGCGCGATAGAAGGGCTTGCCGCTGCAGTTCTGGCTGTTGTCGACCCCGGAGACGAAGTAATTCTTCCTACACCTACGTATTCCACGCACGCCAGACATGTTCAGCTTGCATCGGCTAAACCGGTTTATGTGCCTGTAGTCGAAGAAGAAGGTTTTTCTCTGGATCCCGAAGCGGTTCGCAGTAAAATTACGGATAAAACAAAGGCAATTCTACTGTGCAGCCCTGCGAATCCCACAGGAGCAGTATTCTTAAAAAGCACACTTCTGGAATTGGGAGAAATCGCTCTTCAAAACAACCTGTTCATAATTACTGATGAGGCTTACGAATATTTTGTATACGATAATGCGGAGCACTTCGCTATCGGTTCCGTACCGGAGTTGAAAAAGAATGTGATAAGCTGCTTTACTTTTACGAAAACGTACGCGATGACAGGATGGCGTATAGGTTACCTTAATGCGGATAAAAGCATAATCCCTCAGATTCAGAAAGCACATATCCCTCTGGCTATTTGCGCACCTGTCGTTTCCCAATATGCCGCTATTGCTGCATTGAACGGCCCTCAGGATTGCGTGGAAACGTTCAGGAGTAAATATCTTTCAGCCAGAAACCTTATGTGCGATAGACTCGACGGTTTTCAAGAATTTTTCAGTTACCAGAGACCACAGGGCTCATATCTGATGTTTCCGAAGGTTCTTCACAGCTCTATAGATCAGGGTTCTTTGCATTTCGCGAAGGAGCTTTTAAGAGAGGCAAAAGTATCTGTAACTCCGGGTATCGCATTTGGCCCGACCGGAGAGAATCACATTCGAATGTCTTTTTGCGTGCCCGAAAATGTGATTGATAAGGCGTTTGACCGTATAGAAGAGTTCTTTAATAAGTAA
- a CDS encoding aspartate-alanine antiporter produces the protein MNALVTFLQHNPSLIIFAALAAGYALGKVKFGTFSLGSTTSVLLAAIVIGALVLKNKEYDLGLIKTISFGFFIFAIGYRVGPDFVSGLKRGGMKYVLTTVFFCVIALVAAILLAKAFGLNAGYGGGMLGGALTQSSVIGTADGAILHLANQEVTSNMNLKSDVAVAYAVTYIFGTAGLIVLLKVLAKLWKFDLPAEARKAEAELGSAEAGDTVEAFHWSNLVMPRAYSVENQEAIGSTIAEIQSKFPNYVAIDMLKRGNRIIKKIEDDLRLEKGDVVVLTGYRRLIFKACDVIGPEVDDKYIREMIGEILGICLTNKKLDGKTFNEIFSRYGQGCFIHGISRQGHDLPLGPNLKLYTGDVMRVIGNRPDVERLVNVIGYPERESSITDLVTVGIGIIAGTLVGLLAINIGGVPVTLGVGGGVLVSGIFFGWLRSTRPTWGSIPVPTQWIFTNLGLNLFIACVGISAGPRAVAALQQAGINIFFAGACLTIIPHVLTWIFGLYALKLNPVLLLGAMTGAGTCTAALNSVKEDSNSSISVIGYTVPYAIGNVLLTVWGALIVSIL, from the coding sequence ATGAATGCACTGGTTACATTCCTTCAGCATAATCCATCTCTGATAATTTTTGCGGCGCTGGCTGCCGGATATGCCCTTGGAAAGGTGAAATTCGGTACATTCTCTCTTGGTTCCACCACAAGTGTTCTGCTCGCAGCCATCGTAATAGGAGCGCTGGTACTTAAGAACAAGGAGTACGATCTAGGCCTTATCAAGACTATTTCGTTCGGGTTCTTCATCTTCGCCATCGGTTACAGAGTGGGCCCTGATTTTGTCAGCGGACTCAAACGCGGAGGGATGAAATACGTTCTTACAACGGTCTTCTTCTGCGTTATTGCGCTGGTTGCCGCGATACTGCTTGCAAAAGCTTTCGGGCTTAACGCTGGATACGGGGGCGGGATGCTTGGAGGAGCCCTTACTCAATCCTCCGTGATCGGTACAGCCGACGGAGCCATCCTTCATCTTGCCAATCAGGAAGTAACCTCCAACATGAACCTGAAATCGGATGTGGCAGTTGCTTATGCCGTTACATACATTTTCGGTACTGCCGGACTGATTGTACTGCTCAAAGTACTTGCGAAACTCTGGAAGTTCGATCTTCCCGCGGAAGCTAGAAAGGCGGAAGCGGAACTTGGTTCAGCGGAAGCGGGGGATACCGTTGAAGCTTTTCACTGGTCAAATCTTGTAATGCCGAGGGCATACAGCGTGGAAAACCAGGAAGCAATCGGCAGCACGATTGCAGAGATTCAATCGAAATTCCCTAATTATGTCGCGATAGACATGTTAAAAAGAGGGAACAGGATAATCAAAAAGATTGAAGATGATCTCCGGCTTGAAAAGGGAGATGTTGTTGTTCTCACAGGTTATCGAAGACTTATTTTTAAAGCATGCGATGTTATAGGCCCTGAAGTAGATGACAAGTACATAAGGGAAATGATTGGGGAAATCCTTGGAATCTGTCTGACAAACAAAAAGCTCGATGGTAAAACCTTCAATGAGATATTCAGCAGATATGGACAGGGATGCTTTATACATGGTATTTCACGTCAGGGACACGATCTTCCGCTTGGTCCCAATTTAAAACTGTACACAGGAGATGTCATGAGGGTTATCGGTAACAGGCCGGATGTTGAAAGACTTGTTAATGTCATCGGATATCCGGAGCGGGAATCGAGTATCACCGATCTGGTTACAGTAGGAATCGGCATTATAGCCGGTACTCTTGTCGGACTGCTGGCGATCAATATAGGAGGCGTTCCCGTGACCCTGGGAGTTGGAGGCGGGGTACTTGTCTCCGGGATATTCTTTGGCTGGCTGAGATCTACAAGGCCTACATGGGGGAGCATACCGGTGCCAACTCAGTGGATATTCACTAACCTGGGGCTTAACCTGTTCATAGCTTGCGTGGGTATTTCAGCCGGTCCGAGAGCTGTAGCGGCCCTGCAGCAGGCAGGAATAAACATTTTCTTTGCCGGAGCGTGTCTTACGATCATTCCCCATGTGCTTACATGGATTTTTGGCCTGTACGCCCTGAAGCTGAATCCTGTTCTTCTACTGGGGGCCATGACGGGGGCGGGAACATGTACTGCCGCATTGAATTCGGTTAAGGAGGATTCCAACAGCTCAATTTCTGTTATAGGGTATACTGTACCTTACGCCATAGGAAACGTACTTCTCACGGTCTGGGGAGCTCTGATAGTGAGCATCCTCTGA